GTTTTATAATAGGAAGATAAGGCTCTGCAGCCTTATAGGCTCCATAAGCTTTAATACCCATACTAAGATTTTCGTATAGATTTATTAAGTTGTAGTCTTTTAAATTTAGAGGAAGTTCTTCAAGAACAACTAAAAGCTGGAGGGAAATTCTATTAATAGCTCTAAGTAGTTTTTCTACACTGGTTTCAAGCAAGGGATTTTTTGATTCAGGCTGATATATCTTTGCAATATCTATTATTATCGCAAGAATATCTTTCCAAAGCATACCCCTTTGGAATTTATCGTCTTCAATGTATTTATTGGTTTTTATTTTATCAAAAAGAAGTTCAGTTCTTTTTTCTATAAGCTCTTGAACTTTCTGATCTTTAGCTATAAGCTCTGGATTTTCTTCTATATGTTCATCTATAATTTCGGAATCTTTTGGGAATTCCATCCATTCATGATAAGTGCTAAGTTGTTGAGTTAATTCAGTTTGCTTTTTTTGAATTTGAAGTGATCGTTTTTTTAAATCGTCTTCTATTTCTTTTTTTATTGTTTCAAATTCTTTTTCTTGTTCTATTAGGGCTTGCTTTGATGCTTCAAGCTTCATTCTTTCAGCTTTCAACCCAAGTTCTTCTGCGTTAAGCCTTCGTTTAAAAAAAAAAGTGCTTAAAAGAGTGATTACACCTGAACCATAAAGTATATATTTTATATTAGTTTGAATATCCTTAGAAAAATAAACGGTAATGAATATCCCCATTATTCCAATATTAACTAAAGCAATAGGAATAAAATACAATTTTGACTTACCCATAACTTAAAATATTCTTTTTTTCTGAAATGGTTAAAAATATTCAATAAAATAATACTCATAGATAACCGTGTTTTGTGTAGCATAATAATTGAAGGGGATATAAAAGTCAAAGAACTTTTTGAGGGCGTATGAATGAATCTGGGTAGGTATTTTTAATAAAAATTGATTTTTTAATTTTTTTTTGCTAAGTTTTTTTAAAGTCATTTGTTAGGTTCGAGATGGCCTTAATAATAGAAAAAATTATATATAATTGACAGGAGAAAAAATCAATTATGAAAAAACATTTTGCAATTATTTTGTTTTTCAGTATTTTTTTATTACATACCCAAGCTTTGTCAGAACCATTACACATCGTTACCCTGCAATATCCTCCCTATGAGTATGAAGAAAACGGAGAGATAAAAGGTATGGCAACGGAACTTATCAGAGAAGTATTTCGCCGTATGAACCAGCCCATCAAAATTGAACTATTGCCGTGGGCAAGAGCACTTACTATGATTGAATTAGGACAAGCTGATGCAATTTATACTGCCTATAAAACATCCGAAAGAGAACTTTTTGCAGATTACTCAAATCAAGTTTTAATGCCCCAAGTTGTTTCCCTCTTTGTATTAAAAGATAGCCCCATAACCTTTGACGGAGACTTTTCCAAAATACAAGGATATATCATTGGAACAGTGCTTAAAGTCAGCTATGGCGAACAATTTGATGAAGCAGTAAAAAATAAAGTAATTGATAGAATCCGCGTATCGTATTCAGGTGAAGAAAATATGCAAAAGCTTATGGATAAACAAATTGATATACTTGTTAGCAATAAATATGGTGCTATTTATATCCTCAAAAAGATAGGTAAGTTGGATAGTGTAAAGGAATTATCTCCAGCCGTTGCGAGCCCTTCAAGCTATATAGCGTTCTCTAAAAAACGAAACTTAACTTCTATAAGAAACCAATTTGATGAAAGACTTGCAGAAATGGAAAAGGACGGTACTTATGCTAAAATTATTGTTAATTTTTTTAAAGCGTTGGAATGATAATAATTGAATACTAAATAATTCAAAAGCTTAATCCAAAAAATATGACACGCCATTTCTATTTTTAAATAATAAAATTTAAATACATCTTTATTTCTATCCTTAATCAACTGAATTATGCGTCAGTTAATATTAAATTTTTCTATATAACGCTAAAATATGCTTTTATCTATTTTGTCTACCTTGCCTGCGTAAATTCTTTACTCAATAAAATAAAAAAAAATCCTTGCAATTCAATAATTATAATGTCATAAATGGTCTATTGGTCGTACCAATTTAAAAAGGAAATAGAATGAAAACAAAATTTGACCCAGTTGAAAAGATTAAAGCTTCTGAACAGGTTGCTGATATGTTATTGAAGTCTATTTTACAGGGAGAGATCCGTCCTGGGAATAAATTACCTCCAGAGCGAGTACTTGCAACGCAATTCAGCGTAACTCGGACTACTTTGCGTGAAGCTCTTAAAAAGCTTGAACAATTAAAGCTGATTGTTATTCGTCAGGGTCAGGGCATTATTGTTGAAGATTTTCATAATGCCAGCATAGATTTACTATTCTATTTACTAAAGGTAGATGGTGCAATCGATTTAAAAATTTTGGAAAATATTTTGGAAGCTCGTGAGCTTTTTGGGACAGATGTGGTAAGACTCGCGGCAAAAAGAGCTGATGAAAATGATATTAAACAAATGAGCGACTTGATGGCAAATTTGGTTAAAGCAACGGATCCAGCTACATTGCAGCAGTTAGATTTCGAATTTTTTCGACTACTCGCATTGGCCAGCAAAAATATGGTTTATATTCTTTTAATGAATACCATTAAGGTAATCCATGATAAACATTTAAAACTATTTTTACCCTTATCTTTGGAGTTAAATACATCAATACAGCAGCAAATATTGGAAGCTGTAAGGAATGGAGATGAGGAAAAAGCAGCTAAAAAAGCTGGAGAATTTTTACAAACCGGTATCGAGTTACTTAAATTTTTTAAGTCAACTTCGATGTAATGGCCTAATGTTTTGCTTGATGCCATTTAATTTTAACTTCTTATATTAAGTATTAAATTACTTCAAAAGGAGTGCAAAATGATAGAAAACCAAAATATTAATTATAAAACCGTGTCCAATGAAAATTTAAGAGTTTTAAAAATACAACGAACCTGCGTACATGATGGCCCTGGTATTCGTACTGTAATTTTTTTTGCAGGATGCAAATTGAGATGCTTATGGTGTCAAAACCCAGAATCAATATCCTTTCAATCGGATATAACCCATAATCCCAATTATTCCGTTGACGGAATAATGCAAATTATCATGAAAGATAAAGAATATTACTTGTCAAGCAAGGGTGGCGTAACATTGAGCGGTGGCGAACCCCTATGGCAGCATACGGATAGTTTGGTAAGTTTATTGAAATTGTTAAAAAATGAAAATATACACGTTTCTGTTGAAACCGCTTGTCATGTGCCTTGGGAAAATATTGAAAAAATCGCACCGTATATAGATTTATTTCTCGTTGATTTAAAGATTGTTGGTGATGATAACCTCCACATGAAATACACAAAACAAGATAGCAAATTAATCCATAATAATATTAAAAAACTTATTGATTTAAATGCCAATATTCAATTTCGAATGGTTATTGTGCCTGAATATAATGATACGGACAGCAACATAAAGGCTGCTACAGATTTTTTAAAATCTATTAATTATAATTCAATTGAATTGTTGAAATATCATAACATGTACGAAGTAAAGGCTAAGCATTTGGGATTATTGCAACAATCATTAAATATTACGAATGATCAAAGCGTTGCGGCCGTTAAACGTGCAGTCGAATTATTCAAATCCTTTAACATTGATGCTGATTGTGTTGAGCTAAGTTTTTCAAAAAGCAAACCAGCATCCTTTACAAAACGCGTGTATGATATTCAAAATGAGATTAGAGAAAGCGATTGTCACCTTTGTTTAGAAACAGCCACTCTTAAAACAAAATTTTATAAGAAAAATGGTTTTAATAAACCAACCCACATCCATAGAGCAGAACGTCTGGCTTATTTACTAAAAAATAAAACAATTGCGATTTATCCTAATGAATTAATAGTTGGTAATTTTACCTCTAAAAGAGTTGGAAGTAATGTATGGGAAGAATACTTTGGCATCGCCCTTGTTTCAATTATCCATCAAATCGATCGTCAAACACCAGTTTCATTTAAATGTTCTTTTAAGGATAAACTTAATTTTTATACTAACATATTTCCTTTTTGGGCAAAACATAGCCTTGCAAGTAGCGTCAATTCATCAGTATCAGATTGGTTGTTAGCGTTAGCTCGTTTATCTGAAATGAAAGTTGGATTTAACAATAATATGGCTGCAATAGCCCATTTTATTGTTAACCACAGCCGTATTCTTGAACTTGGAACTAGTGGCATTATCAATGAAATTAGAGCAAAAAAGGATGAAAATCCTAATGAAAAAAATGATTTTTATAATGGAGCTATTATAGCACTCAAGGGATTAGAAGCGTTCGCAGAACGATATGCAGACAACTTATTAATATTGAGCAAGAAGGAAAAGGATTCAAATCGTCGTGAAGAATTAGAAATAATGAGCAATATATGTCGGCATGTCCCTAAATATCCGGCTCGTACATTTCATGAAGCATTACAAAGCATATTATTTTTACAAATCGCACTTTGTACTGAGTCTTATGAAAATGCAATCTCTTTTGGACGGCTTGATCAAATATTATATACTTACTTTAAAAGGGATAAAGAAGGAGGCTTAATTACCTACGAAAAAGCGAAAGAATTATTAGCTTGCTTTATTCTTAAAATCGACGAAGTTGTTTTAGTAAATGATGGAGATACATATTTAAGAATTGGAAGACTTTTCGAAAGCCTTTCAACTGTCCAAACTGTAACCTTCGGAGGTCTTGATAAAGATGGACATGATGGCACTAATGACGTGACCTATATGCTATTAGATGTTTGCGAACTACAACCCCTCGGCGTAAATATGGCTGCGAGAATTCATAATGAAAGTCCCAACGCATATTTGGAAAGAATCGCGGAAGTCTATATTAATGGATCCCCCATGCCAGCTTTGTTTAATGATGGGATTTATGTTGAAACTTTAAGAAAGCATTATCCTACCTCTCTACAAAATGCGAGAAATTACTCAATAGTAGGATGTGTTGAGCCTGTTGCTTCAAATGATCATTTTGCTAATACGGATTGTGCTAATATGAACGTAGTCTTACCTTTTTTACAGGCTTTGAAAGGTGAAAAATCCGATTTATGGAATTATGGCTTATCTGATCAATCGAATAAAATCTTTACAAAATTGTTCAACTATACATTCAATGAGGGCAATAAATTTAATAAACGTATTACTCCGTTATTAAACAACGTCCAAAAAATATTAAAAAGAAAAGCTCGTTCATCTTCTTATGATCCACCTGCGAACATGGATGAATTGATTGAACGTTATCAACTCCGTATGAATCAATTGGCTTCTTCTGTATTGGAGGATCATTATAAAATTGAAAATTCACTTCGTCAAAAATTTACAACGCCTCTTGCTTCTTCTTTATTTGAGGGGTGTATTAAAAGTGGAAAAGATATATATGAAGGTGGTGCAAGTTTTAATAGCAGTGGTATTCAAGCGGTTGGTGTAACGGATGTTGCAGATTCTTTATTTGCTATTGATGAAGTTGTTTATAATAAAAAATTGTACAAAATTGATGAGGTCATTCAAGCAATTGATAGCAATTTTGAAGGAGAATATAATCAACAAATTAGAACAGAATTACAAAATGTGCCTAAATTTGGAAATGATGCTTCAACTGAAACCCAATCTTGGGTAAATAAAGTACTACAGATCTATGTGAATGCTTTGAATTCTGTAAAACTTTGTCCTCGCAACGGCATATATACGGCTGGATATTATGCTTTAAATGTAAATATCATTTACGGATCCAATACACCTGCATTGCCTTCAGGTAGATTAAGCGGAGTTCCTCTTGCTCATAGTATTGCGCCACATTATGGAATGCAAATGGTGGATTTAGTATCAGCGCTGAATTCTGTTGCTGCTGTTGATTTTATAAAATATGCTCCGAATGGAACAACTATTACATTCACTGTTGATTCAGCATTATTTCAAGGCGAATATGGAGTTACAAACTTAGCGGGTTTAATTAGCGCTTATTTTAAAAAAGGTGGTATGCAATTTCAACCTAACGTTATAAGTAAAGAAATTTTATTAGATGCATACAAAAATCCTGATAAACACAAATATCTTTTAGTTCGTATAGCTGGTTACTGTGCTTACTTTAATGATCTTTCCGATGAATTAAAAATAGCAATTATTAATAGAACTTGTTACTGTTAATTTATACTTTGCTATTAAAAAAATAATTTTTTTAAAAGTTATAATCAATATAGTATCCCTGTTCGATCCTGTAAGACCAATGCCAGCAAGCATTGCCGCAGAAATGGCTGAAGCTCCTTTTAGAGGTGATCATTATCATGCCTTATTTGCAACAGGCGTTATACTTTTTTTGTTTACTTTATTTTTTAACTTGATAGCTGATTATATCTCCCATAAGTATAAACAGGTTGGAGAAGCATCTTTATAATAATTTTGGAGAATATTTAATGAGCAACAACATAATACCTAATAACCCTTTTTACGAAAAAAAACGTAAAATAATTCAGGGTTTTTTATTTTTTCTCTTTAGAGCTGCAGCTTTTATTAATGGGTTAGTTTTAGCAATAATAGTTTTTTTTATGTTAAAAAATGGATGGAAAGCCATAAATTGGACATTTTTAACACAACCTCCAATGGATTCTATGACAAAAGGCGGCATACTTCCTTGTATAATCGGAACATTATGTCTGAGCTTAGGAGCAATGTTTTTTGCATTTCCAATAGGAGTTGCATCTGCGATTTATTTAAATGAATATGCAAAACCCAGCAAAGTTATTCGACTTATACGCCTTGGGATTAATAATTTAGCTGGCGTTCCGTCTGTTGTTTTTGGATTATTTGGTTTGGCGTTCTTTGTTACATATTTAAAGATTGGTGTCAGCATTTTATCTGGAGCGCTCACACTTGGAGCTATGTCTCTTCCTATTATAATCGGTTCTACAGAAGAAGCTTTGAAATCAGTTCCAAATACCTATAGAGAAGCATCATTAGGGCTTGGCGCAACAAAATGGCAGACAATTTATAAAGTTGTTCTTCCTGCGGCGCTTCCGGGTATACTTACGGGAGCAATACTTGGCGTAAGCAGAGTTGCGGGTGAGACAGCTCCGATAATGTTTACTGCTGCTGTTTTTTATACCCCTGATCTTCCTTCATCAATCTTTGATGAAATAATGGCTCTACCGTATCATATCTATGTTTTAGCTACAGCAGGCACAGAAATTGAAAAAACTCGTCACCTTCAATATGGAACAGCGCTTGTTTTAATAGCCTTAGTATTAGGCATGAACCTTGTCGCTATAATTTATAGAGCCCGATTAAGAAAACAAAGGCAATTATAATTTAATTTTAAAAAGGAAATAAGTAATCATGGGGCAAAATGTTAAGGATAATGAATCTGAGCCTGAAAAACCTTTAAAAATGTTTTCAAAAAACTTAAATTTTTATTATGGCAAAATTCAGGCTCTTTACGATATTACATTAGAATTTAAACAGAATGATGTTACAGCTCTCATTGGGCCATCAGGATGCGGAAAAAGTACATTTTTGCGTTGCTTAAATAGAATGAATGATCTGATCCCTATAGCTAAAGTTGAAGGATGTGTTCGTCTTGATAATTCCGATATATATAGATCTTCAGTTGATGTTGTTGCACTTAGAAGGCGTATAGGTATGGTTTTTCAAAAACCTAACCCTTTTCCTAAATCAATCTTTGAAAATGTAGCTTATGGCTTAAAAGTAAATGGGATTAAAGATAAAAAATATGTCTCACATAGAGTAGAAGAAAGCTTAGTTCAATCGGCATTATGGGACGAAGTGAAGGATCGGCTACATGAATCAGCATTAGGCCTGTCTGGTGGGCAGCAGCAACGTTTATGCATTGCAAGAGCTCTTGCCGTTAAACCTGAAGTAATTTTAATGGATGAGCCTGCTTCTGCTCTTGATCCAATAGCTACACAAAAAATTGAAGACTTGATTCATCAGTTAAAACAAGAATATACTATTATTATTGTTACTCACAATATGCAGCAGGCAGCTCGAGTATCAGACGTTACAGCCTTTTTTTATATGGGTAAACTAATTGAATCAGGAGAAACAGATTCTATATTTACAAGACCTAAACTTAAACAAACAGAAGATTATATAACCGGTAGATTCGGATGATAATAAAGTGAGGAATTATGCCAAAACATTTTCACAGGGAGCTTGAAAAGCTAAAAAAAAATATTCTTACACTCGGGGCAATGGTTGAAGAACGCGTAAAAATGGCAAGTATAACGATCGAAACTCGGGATACAGAACTTGCAAACAAAATTATACGTACGGATTACGAAATAGATGATATGGAAGTAGAGGTAGAGGAAGAATGCCTTAAAATTCTCGCCCTATACCAACCAGTAGCTGTTGATTTACGATTTTTAATAACCGTCATAAAAATAAACAATGACCTTGAGCGAATTGCCGATTTGGCTGTAAATATTGCCGAACGAATGTTAATAATAGCTAAATATGATAAGCATATTTTTACTTTTGATTATTCTCAAATGATAAAAAAAACCCAATATATGCTAAAAAAAAGCCTTGATTCCCTTGTTAATTTGGATACTGACAGCGCAATAGCTGTTTGCAATATGGACGACGAAGTTGATGCAATAAAAGATGAAGCTTATGATAAAATAAAAGATGCAATAAAAGAGAAACCGTCTTATGTTGGATATTTAATTAATCTGCTTCTTATATCAAGGCATCTCGAGAGAATTGCTGATCATACAACAAATATTGCTGAAGAGGTAGTTTATCTGGTTGATGGTGAAATTGTGAGACATGGCAAAGCAGATATAGAAAAAAATGAGATGAAAAAAAAAGGATGAGAGTTCATTTTAGCTTAAATAAACAGCATCCTTATTTAAACAAGATTCCCGCTTTAGCGGGAATGACATGCTACAATAAAATAATTGTTTAGAATTAAAATTAAGTATTTATGTATAAATACGCCTTTTTAAGCTCAAATATTCTGGAAATAGCATCTAAACTTTTTTGTCGAAGTTTTTCGTTTTTGAAACTTTCTTTAAATGCTTTAAATGCTATTTCTCTATTTGGGTTTTTATGGCATATAAGGGCTATGTCAATATCTGCTTCAATTATGCAGCCAAGAACTGTTTTTATATCAAAACCTTTTAAAGCGCCCATATCAAGGTCATCAGTCATAACAATTCCTTTAAAACCCATTTTTTCACGTAAAATATTGTAGGCAATTATTTTAGAAAGACTCGCTGGAAATTTATCATCAATTTGTGTGTAAAGAATATGGGAAAGCATTATGCCTGCAACATTATGATTAATAGAAGCCTGAAATGGAACAAGATCAGATGAAAAAAGAGTTTCACTATCAATGTCTAAATAAGGTAAATAAACATGGGAATCGAGTATAGTCCTTCCTATGCCCGGAAAATGTTTTCCTACAGCCATTATCCCATGCTCTTGAAGCTTGTCAATTATAATGCATCCCAATTGTGAGGTAATATTTATGTCATGGCTAAATGTTCGCTTAAACATTATTCCGCTTGTATTTATAGATTCTGGAACGATATCAAGTACTGGAGCCATGTCCATATTGACTCCAATGGATTTTAATTCAGAAGCTGTAGTTTCAGCAAATACTAAAGCATCATCTGTAGTTGTTATGTAAGGATTACCTTGAAATTCAGTGAACGGTTTTTTTAATCTTGCTACTTGACCACCTTCTTGATCAATAGAAATAAACAAAGCAGGTTGCCCGCATTTTTTAGCAAATTCTTGCATAGAAAAACATAAATCCTTAACTTGTTGAGGATTTTTAATATTTCTTGAAAAAAGTATAACGCCTCCAGCCTTAAGTTCATCTATTACAAACATTAAATCATCATTTAAAGTTGTTCCATCAAATCCTAAAATAAGTCTTTGCCCGGCTAATTGTTCATCCGATAATATTGAAGTATCTAAGTTCATGTCTTATCCTTATCGTTTCTTTTTTTGATATTTTATTACAGCTTTATTATGATCTTTTATATTATTTGAAAAATAGTGAGTTTTATTATTTTTTGAAACAAAAAAAATATAATCAGTATTTGATGGAAAAAGGGCAGCTTCAATAGAGCTAAAGCCAGGGTTTGCAATAGGCCCAGGAGGAAGACCTGACATCATGTAGGTATTGTAAGGAGTTGGTTCAGCTAAATCTTTTTTTGTTATATTGCCATTAAAATCTTTTATTCCATATATTACAGTAGGGTCGCTTTCGAGTCTCATTTTCTTTTTTAACCGATTATGAAAAACGGAAGATATAAGAGGACGTTCAGATTCATCCCCTGTTTCTTTTTCTATTATTGAGGCTATAGTTACAATCTGATGAATTGAAAATCCAAGGTTATCAGCTCTTTCAATAAATGCAGGAGTAAATTTTTCCCAAAACCGTTTTACCATGCAAGAAATAATTTGCTTTGGAGTTACATTTTTTTCAAAGTAATAAGTCTCTGGGAATAAATAGCCTTCAAAAGAATCACCTGGAATTTTCATTTCTTTTATAAAGTTTAAATCATTAGCGGCTTCAAGAAATTCACGAGCTGATGAAAAACCAGCGTTTTCCACAGATAGTGCAATCTGGCTTAAATTATAGCCTTCTGGAATTGTGAGCTTATAAAGTGCAATATCTCCGCTAACTATTTTTTTAATAATTTCATTCGGAGACATTAAAGTCGATAGCAAATATTCCCCTGCTTTAATTTTTCGATCAGCTTTTTTTATTCGAGCGAGTAGTTTAAACTTAAAAGGACTCTCTATAGCTCCTATTTTTATTAAATCAGCTATGATTGAATTTAAACTTTGACCCGGATATATATTTATTAAACTCTTCTTATCTTCATTGGAAGCAGGTCTGTTTGAATAGGAGTAAATTTCTAAAGCCGATAAACAACAAACAAACACTCCAATAATAAAAAATATTAAAATTAGAATTGCTATTTTTTTTTTCCCCACCCTTGATTCCTAAATTAATAGCTAAAGATATTATTAATAAATTTAATTTTTTCTAACTAAAAGCATTCTTTCATGCATTCTTTTTGCTCTTAAACAGAATGAATCCAATTTTGCCGTTATAAGCTGAGGAAAAGGGGAACCGTCACTTTCTATCGCTAAAAAAGGAAGGTCTTCCACAGCACTTAAAATAGAAAAAAGTGCTCCTGAAGCAGGGCTGATTTTAAGTTTATCTTCTTTGTTCATAGTCACATTAAGAATTGATTCAGAAAGCCTGTTGGGCATACATCCAAATGGGCCTATAGCTATAACGCCACAATTATGAACAGCAATATCGTGTAGAGCACTTCCGATTGTTAATACCGCTTCTCCTGTGAGATTTTTTGAAATATAGGGTGCTGAAGCATTGAGTATTGGTTTTAAAGAAAAAGGATGCGGATTAATAAGACCAGATGCACCTAAAATAGTTTTTATTTTTTTCTCGTATTTTGACATCATTAGTTTTTTTATTAAAAACTCAATTCTATTTTTAATAGACAATTTTGATGCAGCAAGCCCATGTTCAAGGAGATAATCCGAATATATAATCCATTCTGCAATTGACGCGCATACAGTTGCAAAACCTCTTTTCGCAAGTCTTTCTGTTATAAATTGCCGTGAAAGTCCTTCTCTCCTTACAAAAATTTCACCGGCAAGGGATATAACTGGAACTTCTTCAACCGGAATCTTCATTGGAATTTGGGCAAATTTTTTTGCGGAGGAATAAAGCTGCCTTTCAATGCCTTCAAAATCAAAAAATTCCAGAGATGCTAAAATTAATGCCCATTCCCTTTCAAAAACATCCATTGCATATTCAACGTTTTTGGAATTAGTTAGCAGCATTGACCTTATATCTTCTATAGCATCAGAAATCAGTACAGCCCACCAACTTCTTAAATAAAATTTATTTCCTAAACCTGCATAAGAATTTTCAGAAGTCAATGAAAACAAAGCTACATCATGTATTTCAAGCTTTCGCATTAAATTTTCCATAAATACATAATATTGGCCAAAACGGCATGGGCCTTCAGCAGTAGGCATGAAATATACAAGATTTTCGTCTTTTTTCTTTTCATTGTAAATATAGTTTAAAAGACTGCCAGTGGTCAATATAAGAGGGAGGCATTCTTTACAGGAAGTATTGCCTCTGCCGAGCTTTAAAACTTCTTCATCCGCCGGCGGATGAGCTATAGCATTAATTCCAAAATTTTTAAATGCCGATGCAAGAGACTCAGAAGCATATTTCCCAATAGACGGTAAAAGAAGGGTAACATTCGGATGAGTTATAGGTAATTTTTTGCCAGAAGGAAGTAAAATATTAATTTCATTTTTGGAAATAATGGTTTTTGCGATTTTAAGTTTATCTCTTTTGATTACAGTATTCTTGTTTGAAACTATTTGTCTGTAAGCCTGTATAATATCAATAAAGGCTTCTATCCTTGTTTCAACTCCAGCATCAGCTGTATGGCTGTCAAGCTCAAGAGTCAATGACGGTTTTTCTCCCATTATATCTCTAAAATAGCCTATAATAAATGAATCTGGTCCGCAGGAAAAATTTGTAATAAAAAGACCGAAAAGTTGAGGATGTTTTTTTACAAATTGGGCTGTTTTTAGGATAATTTGTCCCATGCCCCAATACATGTGTTTTGCATTTTTTTCGTCTTCAAAGGGGAGAAAATCAAAAGGTATAATTTTTATTCCTCGTGATGCGATTTTTTTCGGAATTCCCATATGAGATTCTTCAGCAAAAGCATTATAAGGTCTTCCAAATACTATTATGGCAATTTCATCTTTAGATGATTCTATGTTTTTAAGAAGATTTTTTCCTATTTCTTTAATAGCTCCAAAACACCCTTGCTGATGATTTATGGCTTGATTAAAAGCAATTTCAGCTTCCCGCTTCGATACTCCTAACTCGGCAACAGCCATTTTGATCAAAGTTTTTCTTCCGTGTTTCAGCCCTTTTGTGAAATCAATTAAAGGGTTTAAGAATTTTACTCCTTTTGATTTTAAATTTTGTATTGTATCCCTAAATGCAGCATTTAGATAAAAAGTTTCTCCTTGCACAAGTGGGCAGACTTGAGACATATTATGGCCTTTTGATGCAGGCACAGCTCTAAAATGAGGGAGAAATATATATTCAGGGGGATTTTGCATGTTAAGAAGAGAATAAAAAAAACAATGGGCATTTTCTGCAGGATAGCAAAATGATGCATTTTTATAATAGTAACCTTGAGGCGAAGGGGATTCAGGAAGAACAATATCAAAGCCTAATGATGAAAAAAATGCGGAATAAAGGGGATAATAAGTATTAACTAAAAAACTTTTGTTAATTCCAATACGTTTTCTCAAATCTTGAGAATGTTGTGGCTTTTGGAATATCATTTGCTGCC
The genomic region above belongs to Desulfobacterales bacterium and contains:
- the phoU gene encoding phosphate signaling complex protein PhoU → MPKHFHRELEKLKKNILTLGAMVEERVKMASITIETRDTELANKIIRTDYEIDDMEVEVEEECLKILALYQPVAVDLRFLITVIKINNDLERIADLAVNIAERMLIIAKYDKHIFTFDYSQMIKKTQYMLKKSLDSLVNLDTDSAIAVCNMDDEVDAIKDEAYDKIKDAIKEKPSYVGYLINLLLISRHLERIADHTTNIAEEVVYLVDGEIVRHGKADIEKNEMKKKG
- the mltG gene encoding endolytic transglycosylase MltG, translated to MGKKKIAILILIFFIIGVFVCCLSALEIYSYSNRPASNEDKKSLINIYPGQSLNSIIADLIKIGAIESPFKFKLLARIKKADRKIKAGEYLLSTLMSPNEIIKKIVSGDIALYKLTIPEGYNLSQIALSVENAGFSSAREFLEAANDLNFIKEMKIPGDSFEGYLFPETYYFEKNVTPKQIISCMVKRFWEKFTPAFIERADNLGFSIHQIVTIASIIEKETGDESERPLISSVFHNRLKKKMRLESDPTVIYGIKDFNGNITKKDLAEPTPYNTYMMSGLPPGPIANPGFSSIEAALFPSNTDYIFFVSKNNKTHYFSNNIKDHNKAVIKYQKKKR
- a CDS encoding glycoside hydrolase family 3 protein, which produces MNLDTSILSDEQLAGQRLILGFDGTTLNDDLMFVIDELKAGGVILFSRNIKNPQQVKDLCFSMQEFAKKCGQPALFISIDQEGGQVARLKKPFTEFQGNPYITTTDDALVFAETTASELKSIGVNMDMAPVLDIVPESINTSGIMFKRTFSHDINITSQLGCIIIDKLQEHGIMAVGKHFPGIGRTILDSHVYLPYLDIDSETLFSSDLVPFQASINHNVAGIMLSHILYTQIDDKFPASLSKIIAYNILREKMGFKGIVMTDDLDMGALKGFDIKTVLGCIIEADIDIALICHKNPNREIAFKAFKESFKNEKLRQKSLDAISRIFELKKAYLYINT
- a CDS encoding activase, giving the protein MTTTTIIEHKGHLLENKVDAPVNTRSLGICLGASTISIVQLEKYIDMEEADFDHICFKTKKLEHSIHPHDGNPKKALISALKNIDVKSFSSIAITGRKFRRLLKISQIAEPEAVEYAYKYLKNPHISCPAIVSAGGETFMVYVLNSAGEISNVVTGNKCASGTGEFFVQQMRRMDISFDDVLKWQDEQEHYSVSGRCSVFCKSDCTHATNKGISKSRVASGLCKMMSDKIMELLKNVDKRNVMVVGGSSKNKIMIQFLEKEIDNVIVPEEASYFEAFGAALWALENKTNPFPGIDDLFLSNLSSFKPLPPLKNFQSMVEFKKIEMDTVRDGDICILGLDVGSTTTKAVLLRENDNAILASIYIRTNGDPVNASKTCYKAIWEQIKSAANPENVIIKGVGVTGSGRQIAGLHTLTDGVINEIIAHAAAAVYFDPKVDTIFEIGGQDAKYTYITNSTPSDYAMNEACSAGTGSFLEESAYEALGVKMENIAEIALKAKFPPNFNDQCAAFIASDIKNAIHEGVVHEDIIAGLVYSICMNYSNRVKGNRPVGEKVFMQGGVCYNSAVPLAMASISGKTIVVPPEPGLMGAFGVALVIKKKIASGLIKQKIFDLKELADRNAEYGKKFICKGGDKDKCDRRCEISIVKINGEKYPFGGACNRYYNLRNNINYDSDEFDFVRKRQQMIFQKPQHSQDLRKRIGINKSFLVNTYYPLYSAFFSSLGFDIVLPESPSPQGYYYKNASFCYPAENAHCFFYSLLNMQNPPEYIFLPHFRAVPASKGHNMSQVCPLVQGETFYLNAAFRDTIQNLKSKGVKFLNPLIDFTKGLKHGRKTLIKMAVAELGVSKREAEIAFNQAINHQQGCFGAIKEIGKNLLKNIESSKDEIAIIVFGRPYNAFAEESHMGIPKKIASRGIKIIPFDFLPFEDEKNAKHMYWGMGQIILKTAQFVKKHPQLFGLFITNFSCGPDSFIIGYFRDIMGEKPSLTLELDSHTADAGVETRIEAFIDIIQAYRQIVSNKNTVIKRDKLKIAKTIISKNEINILLPSGKKLPITHPNVTLLLPSIGKYASESLASAFKNFGINAIAHPPADEEVLKLGRGNTSCKECLPLILTTGSLLNYIYNEKKKDENLVYFMPTAEGPCRFGQYYVFMENLMRKLEIHDVALFSLTSENSYAGLGNKFYLRSWWAVLISDAIEDIRSMLLTNSKNVEYAMDVFEREWALILASLEFFDFEGIERQLYSSAKKFAQIPMKIPVEEVPVISLAGEIFVRREGLSRQFITERLAKRGFATVCASIAEWIIYSDYLLEHGLAASKLSIKNRIEFLIKKLMMSKYEKKIKTILGASGLINPHPFSLKPILNASAPYISKNLTGEAVLTIGSALHDIAVHNCGVIAIGPFGCMPNRLSESILNVTMNKEDKLKISPASGALFSILSAVEDLPFLAIESDGSPFPQLITAKLDSFCLRAKRMHERMLLVRKN